A region from the Methanobacterium sp. Maddingley MBC34 genome encodes:
- a CDS encoding putative transcriptional regulator, C-terminal CBS domain containing protein (PFAM: CBS domain): MKVNEMMDKNFIVVSPEDDLVEVSILMEKKLRFTTPVVDSQKRLVGWITSLDVNRGFREGKKKVKDVMYAKEDIVHVHDDDPARLAVLEAGEYKVFNIPVISDDDVVVGVVRTFDIVKTLSSLYEVKVYKIFKAMEEELKGVTWDELMEASAIVTRRRTGKRVTANDYEKRIKNSTFGEAIWATGGLEKFFVGLIAIGELVIARKVAKARK, translated from the coding sequence GTGAAAGTTAATGAAATGATGGACAAGAATTTTATTGTAGTATCCCCTGAAGATGACCTGGTGGAAGTATCCATCTTAATGGAGAAAAAATTAAGATTCACCACACCTGTAGTAGATAGTCAGAAGAGGCTGGTTGGATGGATCACTTCCCTGGATGTTAACCGTGGTTTCAGGGAAGGTAAAAAAAAGGTTAAAGACGTGATGTACGCCAAAGAAGACATTGTCCATGTCCACGATGATGACCCTGCACGTTTAGCTGTCCTGGAAGCAGGGGAGTATAAAGTTTTTAATATACCGGTGATAAGTGATGATGATGTTGTTGTAGGAGTAGTACGGACTTTTGACATCGTGAAAACCCTTTCCAGCCTTTATGAGGTTAAAGTTTATAAGATTTTCAAAGCAATGGAAGAAGAACTTAAAGGTGTTACCTGGGATGAACTCATGGAAGCATCAGCCATTGTTACCCGCCGCAGGACCGGTAAACGAGTCACTGCTAATGATTACGAGAAAAGAATCAAGAATTCGACCTTTGGTGAAGCCATTTGGGCTACCGGCGGATTGGAAAAATTCTTTGTGGGCCTAATAGCCATCGGAGAACTGGTTATAGCCCGGAAAGTGGCCAAGGCACGGAAATAA
- a CDS encoding thiazole biosynthesis/tRNA modification protein ThiI (PFAM: Thiamine biosynthesis protein (ThiI); THUMP domain~TIGRFAM: thiazole biosynthesis/tRNA modification protein ThiI), with the protein MLEKLIIVRYGEIGVKSPKVRGRFERKLIENINTLIKDKIDIKQGRIFIYPQDLNKTMQSLQKIVGIVSYSPAVVTHTDKTSIKELIQTYIRERVNEGSFSSNDSFAVRCRRVGKHEFSSQEMAAYAGSAVYGVTESKVDLSNPDFELFVEVREDKTYIFHEKIQGLGGLPIGTQGRVICLVSSGIDSPVAAFLMMKRGCSVTMLNFNNHPYTTESNEKILKMHQKLKEYSAGAKLNLYQVEYGEYLHQCIDKAPERMTCVLCKNGMYRIAEKLAKREKCVAIVDGNSLGQVASQTLPNIVATRYSTSMPILSPLIGLDKVEIEDIAKKIGTYNISILPDSGCSAVPRYPETNAELPQVMKALETIDAEDKFKKAFFSVKLLKQ; encoded by the coding sequence ATGTTGGAGAAATTAATAATAGTCCGTTACGGGGAAATTGGGGTTAAAAGCCCCAAAGTCAGAGGAAGATTCGAACGAAAGCTCATAGAGAATATTAATACCCTTATTAAAGATAAAATTGACATTAAACAGGGCAGAATCTTCATTTATCCCCAGGATCTAAATAAAACGATGCAATCTCTACAGAAAATTGTGGGAATCGTTTCATATAGTCCAGCGGTAGTCACCCATACCGACAAGACTTCAATAAAAGAGTTAATTCAAACCTACATTAGAGAACGGGTGAACGAAGGATCTTTCTCATCAAATGATTCATTTGCAGTTAGATGTAGACGGGTGGGAAAACATGAGTTTTCCAGTCAGGAAATGGCTGCATACGCAGGTTCTGCGGTTTATGGAGTAACAGAATCCAAAGTTGATCTTTCAAATCCTGATTTCGAATTATTTGTAGAGGTGAGGGAAGATAAAACCTACATATTCCATGAAAAAATACAGGGACTGGGTGGATTACCCATAGGGACACAGGGAAGAGTTATATGTCTGGTTTCAAGTGGGATTGACTCACCAGTAGCTGCCTTTTTAATGATGAAAAGGGGATGCAGTGTGACCATGCTCAACTTCAACAACCATCCCTACACAACTGAATCCAATGAGAAAATCCTGAAAATGCACCAGAAACTGAAAGAATATTCAGCCGGAGCTAAACTTAACCTTTATCAGGTGGAATATGGTGAATACCTCCACCAGTGCATAGACAAAGCCCCGGAGAGAATGACCTGCGTACTCTGTAAGAATGGAATGTACAGGATAGCCGAGAAACTGGCTAAAAGAGAAAAATGTGTTGCTATTGTGGATGGAAATAGTTTAGGACAGGTAGCATCCCAGACTCTACCCAATATCGTAGCAACCCGTTATTCAACTTCAATGCCTATTTTAAGCCCTCTAATTGGACTGGATAAGGTGGAAATTGAAGATATTGCAAAGAAGATCGGGACCTACAACATATCCATACTACCAGATAGTGGTTGTTCTGCTGTTCCCCGTTATCCTGAAACCAATGCAGAATTACCCCAAGTCATGAAAGCCCTTGAAACCATTGATGCAGAGGATAAATTTAAAAAAGCTTTTTTTTCTGTGAAACTGCTTAAACAATAA
- a CDS encoding hypothetical protein (PFAM: Domain of unknown function (DUF74); PRC-barrel domain) gives MPISNKNFFIEKRWALLAIFLGTALGFFSAIICIAWNLVIFGFNIMYIVSPLLAGVVETTIAIKKYGKSTGAISALLTFFLINGYGWFGPGWIFPKEPVTLSLITIIAIILTIQAAFPIFVNHILFVVVPGIFTKIIRVLVRTPTEMILKPLETEPNQIDRQIDDFFLDELTIPLVSVPNVNGEKIKSYIGLVVGESITQEEEPEERLLKILKMIEPVQLDDMNLGEARKGAISRMLENAESMGANAVVEVLIDYVSMGGLQGSVTIVTATGTAVIVEDGGIKKKIPKVSENDSGGGESIRGTDEKLNGSHIASTDESSETGLFLDESDDLISDFELSTKDEFGEELEKRFINVSKDLNGIDKIFAVAGEYTNTKINTRENILKSVHKYGYEGMSVMKIKEEIIGKEVVDVNALVIGKVRDVEVNFQTKTMEAFIVGGGGFLESLGSSKNDIIVPENMVIAIGDKILVKTENQSI, from the coding sequence TTGCCAATTTCCAATAAAAATTTCTTTATAGAAAAACGCTGGGCGTTGTTGGCTATTTTCTTAGGAACTGCACTGGGTTTCTTTTCAGCAATAATCTGTATAGCCTGGAATTTGGTAATTTTTGGATTCAATATCATGTATATTGTATCCCCGTTACTGGCAGGAGTGGTTGAAACCACCATAGCCATTAAAAAATATGGTAAGAGTACCGGTGCCATCAGCGCTCTGCTCACGTTTTTTTTAATCAATGGGTATGGATGGTTCGGACCGGGCTGGATATTCCCCAAAGAACCCGTAACTTTAAGTTTAATTACTATAATTGCCATAATACTGACAATTCAAGCTGCATTTCCCATATTCGTCAACCATATTCTCTTTGTAGTAGTGCCGGGCATATTCACCAAGATCATTAGGGTATTGGTGAGAACTCCCACTGAAATGATCCTAAAACCTCTTGAAACGGAACCAAATCAGATTGACAGGCAAATTGATGATTTTTTCCTGGATGAATTAACCATACCCTTGGTATCTGTTCCTAATGTAAACGGGGAAAAAATAAAGAGTTATATTGGTTTAGTTGTGGGAGAATCAATAACACAAGAAGAAGAACCTGAAGAACGGTTATTAAAGATTCTAAAGATGATTGAACCAGTTCAACTGGATGATATGAATTTGGGGGAGGCCAGAAAGGGTGCTATATCTCGAATGCTTGAAAATGCAGAATCAATGGGAGCAAATGCAGTGGTAGAAGTTTTAATTGACTATGTTTCTATGGGTGGGTTACAAGGTAGTGTAACTATAGTAACTGCCACTGGAACTGCGGTAATAGTTGAAGATGGAGGTATTAAAAAAAAAATACCTAAAGTCAGTGAAAATGATTCAGGTGGTGGTGAAAGTATCAGAGGAACAGATGAAAAATTAAATGGAAGTCATATAGCGAGCACTGATGAGTCCAGTGAAACTGGTCTATTCCTGGATGAAAGTGATGACCTAATAAGTGATTTTGAACTTTCTACGAAAGATGAGTTCGGAGAGGAACTTGAAAAGAGATTTATAAATGTATCAAAGGATTTGAATGGTATTGACAAAATTTTCGCAGTAGCTGGGGAATATACAAACACAAAAATCAATACAAGAGAAAATATTTTAAAATCAGTTCATAAATATGGTTATGAGGGGATGAGTGTTATGAAAATAAAAGAAGAAATTATTGGGAAAGAAGTTGTGGATGTTAATGCGCTTGTAATTGGCAAAGTAAGGGATGTGGAAGTAAACTTCCAAACCAAAACCATGGAAGCATTCATAGTTGGGGGTGGAGGATTCTTAGAAAGTCTTGGAAGTTCTAAAAATGATATTATTGTTCCTGAAAACATGGTGATAGCTATTGGGGATAAAATACTCGTTAAAACTGAGAATCAATCCATATAA
- a CDS encoding hypothetical protein (PFAM: Domain of unknown function (DUF74)), whose product MLILTSPNIEGKKINEYYGLVTGDALLGANLYKDLFSGVRDVVGGRTSKYEEELTTARNLALKSMEEKAQDKGANAIIGTRVAYHNLGGTMGNTIMVTVVGTAVSFQE is encoded by the coding sequence ATGTTGATTTTAACGTCACCAAACATTGAAGGGAAAAAAATCAATGAATATTATGGTTTAGTAACTGGAGATGCTCTTTTGGGAGCAAATCTGTATAAAGACCTGTTCTCCGGGGTGAGAGATGTGGTAGGTGGAAGAACATCTAAATATGAAGAAGAACTCACCACTGCAAGAAACCTGGCACTTAAAAGTATGGAAGAAAAAGCTCAAGATAAAGGTGCTAATGCAATCATTGGGACTCGTGTGGCGTATCATAACTTGGGAGGTACCATGGGAAACACCATAATGGTTACAGTGGTGGGAACTGCAGTTTCATTCCAGGAATAA